The following proteins are encoded in a genomic region of Galbibacter sp. BG1:
- a CDS encoding cation:proton antiporter, which produces MLELAGIVILGIIAQWVAWRFKIPAILPLILIGIFVGPISTLFTEDGTKLIEPVWNPQLDKGLFPGEGLFHFVSLAISVILFEGGLTLKRNEVLNVGPVIFKLITIGTIITFLGAGLASHFLFDLSWPISFLFAALIIVTGPTVITPILRNIPLKKDVSAVLKWEGILIDPIGAVAAVLVFEFISVGKGTEYTQQALIEFGKTVVVGFSIGFSFAYALYFAIKKNAIPHFLMNVVSLSFVLGVYVLSEQFAHESGLLSVVVMGMVLGNIDLPNIKELLYFKESLSVLLISILFILLSANINMQDLYLIYNWNTLILFGCVVFLIRPLGVLLSTIHSGLKFNEKAFISWVGPRGIVAAGIASLFGNRLVLEGEPGAEYITPLVFMIVLGTVLLNATTARMFAKLSGVFLKESTGILIVGASEVSRIIAKYLQKSGRHVALIDSNKENVERAKGMDLDAEEANIFSDDLTNNIELNDIGYLMALTASEEVNKHAIERFKNQLGENGAFRLITPEEMKSHQVERVDLLFSKKDDYINLSEVARDYPKINEVKISSKEQFLKNIEMLNNEKDAIPIFIKDNEGELHIIASYIKEMKVEEGNQLVYLGKPMDVMGVKNNKEDEEEKEEEVKTE; this is translated from the coding sequence ATGTTAGAGCTTGCTGGAATTGTAATTTTAGGGATTATAGCACAATGGGTGGCATGGCGGTTTAAAATACCTGCTATTTTACCTCTTATTCTAATAGGGATTTTTGTGGGCCCTATCTCTACCTTATTTACAGAAGACGGCACAAAACTAATTGAGCCTGTTTGGAACCCACAACTCGATAAAGGGCTTTTCCCTGGGGAAGGCTTGTTCCATTTTGTTTCCTTAGCCATTAGTGTAATTCTTTTTGAAGGAGGTTTGACCTTAAAACGTAATGAAGTTTTAAATGTGGGACCTGTAATTTTTAAGTTGATTACCATTGGTACCATTATTACTTTTTTAGGCGCAGGATTGGCTTCGCACTTTTTATTCGATTTAAGTTGGCCCATTTCCTTTTTATTTGCGGCTTTAATTATTGTTACCGGACCAACGGTAATAACACCAATCCTTAGAAATATTCCATTGAAAAAAGATGTTTCTGCCGTATTGAAATGGGAAGGGATTCTTATCGACCCTATTGGTGCAGTTGCAGCCGTATTGGTTTTCGAATTTATTTCCGTAGGGAAAGGAACAGAATATACCCAACAGGCTTTAATAGAATTTGGTAAAACCGTAGTGGTGGGCTTCTCCATAGGTTTTTCTTTTGCCTATGCCCTTTATTTTGCCATCAAGAAGAATGCGATTCCTCATTTTTTAATGAATGTGGTATCGTTGTCTTTCGTTTTGGGGGTTTACGTACTTTCAGAACAGTTTGCTCACGAATCTGGGCTGCTTTCTGTGGTGGTTATGGGAATGGTTTTAGGAAATATAGACTTGCCAAATATCAAGGAGTTGCTGTATTTTAAAGAATCACTGAGTGTACTTTTAATATCCATACTTTTTATACTCCTTTCTGCAAATATTAATATGCAGGATCTATATCTTATTTATAACTGGAATACACTTATTCTTTTTGGTTGTGTAGTCTTTTTAATAAGGCCGCTCGGCGTTTTGCTAAGTACTATTCACTCCGGACTCAAATTCAATGAAAAAGCATTTATAAGCTGGGTAGGCCCCCGTGGTATAGTAGCTGCCGGTATTGCATCCCTTTTTGGTAACCGATTGGTGCTCGAAGGTGAACCGGGAGCGGAATACATTACGCCATTGGTGTTTATGATTGTTTTAGGGACTGTACTGTTAAATGCAACCACCGCTAGGATGTTTGCGAAACTTTCTGGGGTTTTCTTAAAGGAATCCACAGGAATTTTAATAGTAGGGGCTTCGGAAGTGTCCCGTATAATCGCTAAATATTTACAAAAGAGCGGCAGACATGTAGCCTTAATAGATAGCAATAAGGAAAATGTGGAACGTGCCAAGGGAATGGATTTGGATGCGGAAGAAGCCAATATTTTTTCGGATGATCTTACCAATAATATAGAATTAAACGACATTGGGTATTTAATGGCCTTAACGGCAAGTGAAGAAGTAAACAAACACGCTATCGAGCGCTTTAAAAACCAATTGGGGGAAAACGGTGCATTTAGGCTTATTACCCCCGAGGAAATGAAAAGCCACCAAGTGGAACGTGTAGACCTTTTATTTTCTAAAAAAGACGATTACATAAATTTAAGTGAGGTCGCTAGGGATTATCCAAAGATCAATGAAGTTAAAATTTCTTCCAAAGAGCAGTTTCTTAAAAACATAGAAATGCTGAATAATGAAAAGGATGCCATTCCAATTTTCATTAAAGATAACGAAGGCGAATTGCACATTATAGCATCCTACATAAAAGAGATGAAGGTAGAAGAAGGCAATCAATTGGTGTATTTAGGGAAACCGATGGACGTCATGGGAGTTAAGAACAACAAGGAAGACGAAGAAGAGAAAGAAGAAGAGGTAAAAACCGAATAA